One segment of Castanea sativa cultivar Marrone di Chiusa Pesio chromosome 3, ASM4071231v1 DNA contains the following:
- the LOC142628371 gene encoding protein FAR1-RELATED SEQUENCE 5-like: protein MSDSNYHTETDSQSVRKLNFEDEDSPLVIVEQPEPISIDSNDKIHANVEEEVIPKLGIEFETEQDAYDFYNSYARVVGFSIRRSKGHKGDKDGSRKWLDRVFCCSCEGTRGNDKRDNNVKCHRPETRCGCKAEMKISCRYNEKYCVVKFVSEHTHVLASPCKHIFLRSQRSINPAQAVEAELADSSGIAPRASVGLMARRVGGLDNLGFIPEDYNNYLRTKRTEEMKSGDTGGLLEYLQRMQSEDLNFSYAIQVDLDDLITNIFWVNGRMKLDYEYFGDVVCFDTTYKKNKEGRPFALFVGVNHHKQTIIFGAALLYDETSETFMWLFDSFQKAMLGKKPQTILTDQDAAMNATKNLKEAFGRYSTFAADFSSSVYDHDYEDDFLDAWDNMLDKYDLKNNSWLQRQFELREKWALVYGRKTFCADMSTTQRSESMNSQIKWYKTYIYDLLRFLHHFQRLVDDRRFEELRADFKATQSKPSLEYPVEILKMQQVFILLQYLSCLIVNYGSLGIVNCIRRVRLDLCCNKFEFVEILCAHALKVLSLQNCKRVPNQYILKRWTKDAKVCSAMKNYMHVGPRDQNVDVGSHYKVLLKLYSNLAARAALTDETFRISLDAHESTLNKIEANLKNLSIEESTVGSTHFKSKAQQANDTMQSTNCEGNKIKGIKLKGRQACVGTSRRRKGALEKATRKRKRQTKASSHIQQLTPENSMRSLNTPGFTDMLNLTQEDSMTNLNTFGFTDMLNLTQISTIGTTSLVSFKAHNSANLTFSMEKIGELLNCLTLLGALLELLLALLGPNPKYLYEEIQWGI, encoded by the exons ATGAGTGATAGCAATTATCATACTGAGACTGATAGTCAATCGGTtcgaaaattgaattttgaagatGAGGATTCACCACTTGTGATAGTTGAACAACCAGAACCAATATCAATAGATAGCAACGATAAAATTCATGCTAATGTAGAAGAAGAAGTGATTCCGAAATTAGGAATTGAGTTTGAGACTGAGCAAGATGCGTATGATTTCTATAATAGTTATGCGCGTGTAGTTGGATTTAGTATTAGGCGAAGTAAGGGCCATAAGGGTGATAAAGATGGTTCACGTAAATGGTTAGATAGAGTTTTTTGTTGCTCTTGCGAGGGTACACGAGGGAATGACAAAAGAGATAATAATGTGAAATGCCATCGTCCAGAAACAAGATGTGGTTGCAAAGCAGAGATGAAAATTAGTTGTAgatataatgaaaaatattgtgtggTAAAATTTGTGTCAGAGCACACACATGTCTTAGCTTCTCCTTGTAAGCATATATTCCTTAGATCTCAGAGGTCCATTAATCCAGCCCAAGCTGTTGAGGCTGAATTAGCAGATAGTTCTGGAATTGCACCAAGAGCAAGTGTAGGACTAATGGCCAGAAGGGTAGGTGGACTTGACAATCTTGGATTCATTCCTGAGGACTATAATAATTATTTGCGTACAAAACGAACAGAAGAGATGAAAAGCGGGGATACAGGAGGCTTACTTGAATATCTTCAAAGAATGCAATCTGAAGACCTTAATTTTTCTTATGCAATTCAGGTTGACCTTGATGATctaattacaaatattttttgggtaaatggtAGAATGAAGTTGGATTATGAATATTTTGGGGATGTAGTGTGCTTTGATacaacttacaaaaaaaataaagaaggtaGGCCGTTTGCATTGTTTGTTGGTGTAAATCATCATAAACAAACTATCATCTTTGGTGCTGCATTGTTATATGATGAAACATCTGAGACTTTCATGTGGTTGTTTGATTCTTTTCAGAAAGCAATGTTAGGTAAGAAACCACAGACTATCCTCACAGACCAAGATGCTGCAATG AATGCAACTAAGAATCTCAAAGAAGCGTTTGGAAGGTACAGTACTTTTGCAGCAGATTTTAGTAGTTCTGTATATGACCATGACTATGAAGATGATTTTTTAGATGCATGGGATAATATGCTTGATAAATATGATCTAAAGAATAACAGTTGGTTGCAAAGACAATTTGAGTTAAGGGAGAAATGGGCTTTGGTTTATGGGAGGAAAACATTCTGTGCTGATATGTCTACTACTCAGAGAAGCGAGAGTATGAACAGTCAAATTAAATGGTACAAAACTTATATTTATGACTTGTTGCGTTTCCTTCATCACTTTCAAAGGTTGGTTGATGATAGACGTTTTGAAGAGTTGAGAGCAGATTTTAAAGCAACTCAAAGTAAACCATCATTAGAATATCCAGTAGAAATATTGAAGATGCAGCAAGTGTTTATACTCCTGCAATATTTAAGTTGTTTAATCGTGAATTATGGCTCACTTGGAATTGTGAATTGCATAAGGAGGGTGAGGTTGGATCTATG ttgtaataaatttgaatttgttgaaattttatgTGCCCATGCCTTAAAAGTGCTAtctcttcaaaattgtaaaaggGTGCCAAATCAGTATATTTTAAAAAGGTGGACAAAAGATGCAAAGGTTTGTTCtgcaatgaaaaattatatgcaTGTAGGACCACGTGACCAAAATGTGGATGTGGGAAGTCATTATAAAGTGTTGCTTAAATTGTATTCTAATTTGGCAGCAAGAGCTGCACTGACTGATGAGACTTTTCGTATTTCTTTGGATGCTCATGAAAGTACTTTGAACAAAATAGAggcaaatttgaaaaatttatcaattgaaGAATCTACTGTTGGAAGCACTCATTTCAAATCAAAGGCTCAACAAGCTAATGATACTATGCAGTCTACTAATTGTgaaggaaataaaattaaaggaattAAGCTTAAAGGGAGACAAGCATGTGTAGGGACATCTCGTAGAAGAAAGGGTGCATTAGAGAAAGCTACAAGAAAGAGAAAACGTCAAACTAAAGCATCCTCTCATATTCAACAGCTCACACCG GAAAATAGCATGAGAAGTTTAAATACACCTGGCTTTACTGATATGCTAAACTTAACACAg GAAGATAGCATGACAAATTTAAATACATTTGGCTTTACTGATATGCTGAACTTGACACAG ATCTCAACTATAGGTACTACCTCTCTCGTTTCTTTTAAAGCTCACAATTCTGCAAACCTCACTTTCAGCATGGAGAAAATT GGGGAACTGCTTAACTGCCTCACATTGCTTGGGGCACTTTTGGAATTGCTGCTAGCACTTCTTGGGCCCAACCCTAAGTACTTGTATGAGGAAATTCAGTGGGGGATCTGA